ACGGGCGGGCTGACAGGTTGTGGAGCAACGGCAGCGATAATGGTCGGTGCAGCTGGAGAAACTGCCGAGATAAACACTGGTGATGGAGGGAGATCTACGGGATCGGATTGAACAACCGTTTCGAGTTCTGTCTCGACAGAAGCAACTTCTGGTTGATGTGCAGGTTCGATTTCGGCTGAAATAGGAGCGGATAATACCACAGGATCGACAAAAGGATTTTCGACAATTGGTGCTGCAGACTCATCTGAAATAGGAACATCGAAGACTGCAGGATTGACTGAAGGATCTTCTAGTATTTGAGCAGGTTCAAATTCAGCTGGAATTGGGGCGGAAACGACATCGGGATCGGCAGAAGGATTTTCAGCAATTGGTGCAACAGCTTCATCTGAAAAGGGAACACCAGCAACCAAGGGATTGGTAACAGGATCCTCAAGTTTCTGAACGGGCTCTGATTCATCTGAAACGGGTGCGAAGGCGACCGCAGGATCAGCAAAAGGCTCTTCTTCAATGGGTGTAGCTTCATCGGTATTGGGAACATCAGCAACCAGGGGAATGAAAATACGAACATCCCCGACTACAGGATTGACAGAGTAATCTTCTAGTTTCTGTGCAGGTTCAACTTCATCTGAAATTGGGACGGAAACGACTACGGGCTCGACAAAAGGATTTTCGGCAATTGGTGCTGCAGACTCATCTGAAACGGGAACTTCAAAAACCGCGGGATTGATGACAGAAAGATCCTCAATTTTCTGAATCGGTTCTGATTCATCTGAAACGGGTGCGAAGACGTCTGTGAAAACTGGCGAATTTTCCGGGACAAAAACTGCAGGATCGGCAGGTGCTGCATCAAATGACAATTGCGCTTGATTCTCAGGTACTTCTGTTGGAGAATTTGCGAGATTATTGAAGAAATGTTCTTCTACTATTTGGTGATTGACGGAAGGATCCTCTTGCTTCACTGTAGGTTCCGATCCTTCCGGAATGACCCCAACGTCCATGTCAAGGAACGACGGAGTCACGATTTCAACTGGATGCGGGATCGGTTCATCGGCAAACTGGCCATCAGACGCAACTAGAATAAAAGGATTGACATCATTTTCGATTATGGGTGATCCAGTGCTGCTGTCGACAGTTTCCTGTTCCACCGCCGTAAGGATTTCATCATTAATTGGTACGAAAGGTTCATTAGTAGTCGGTATGACATCTAAAGCTTGATTTTCAGGTTGATGATGATATTGATCGTTGCGGGTAACGCGCTGAATGTTGACGAGATTCCGCCCGGAAACCGGATGGATGATGGACAGTtggagaaaaaacagaaacacgCAGAGCGCCAAACTATTTCTCAactgcattaaaaaaatttggtaaatattaatgaatgacattttcaaattttgtttcaaacttaCGTTCAGAAAATTCATCGTGAAATGCTTTTGGTTATTTAGTTAGTAGATGCTAGACGGGCTGACTGAATGTGACTAAGGACAAAGTAGCAGCAGGTTTATATAGTACAGGACTGGGggttcgttttcttcttctatt
This region of Daphnia pulex isolate KAP4 chromosome 9, ASM2113471v1 genomic DNA includes:
- the LOC124203356 gene encoding calphotin-like — translated: MNFLNLRNSLALCVFLFFLQLSIIHPVSGRNLVNIQRVTRNDQYHHQPENQALDVIPTTNEPFVPINDEILTAVEQETVDSSTGSPIIENDVNPFILVASDGQFADEPIPHPVEIVTPSFLDMDVGVIPEGSEPTVKQEDPSVNHQIVEEHFFNNLANSPTEVPENQAQLSFDAAPADPAVFVPENSPVFTDVFAPVSDESEPIQKIEDLSVINPAVFEVPVSDESAAPIAENPFVEPVVVSVPISDEVEPAQKLEDYSVNPVVGDVRIFIPLVADVPNTDEATPIEEEPFADPAVAFAPVSDESEPVQKLEDPVTNPLVAGVPFSDEAVAPIAENPSADPDVVSAPIPAEFEPAQILEDPSVNPAVFDVPISDESAAPIVENPFVDPVVLSAPISAEIEPAHQPEVASVETELETVVQSDPVDLPPSPVFISAVSPAAPTIIAAVAPQPVSPPVAEKVNINSLAAANLPKVKNALKSYSTQPKVAQQAVKQDYSKTTRPAVSPTKPQVQYKYQPITSTSPSIAYGPPRITTNNPQSSYEKSSFPTRPFGSSPKPRQLGFPPVASTRDNVLLEVNWDAKLGRPYRQAKLH